The following are encoded together in the Serratia sp. UGAL515B_01 genome:
- the baeR gene encoding two-component system response regulator BaeR produces MENINQPQQIMIVEDEPKLGQLLVDYLQAEGYTTHWLTNGNDVIPAVHAHPPALILLDLMLPGCDGLTICRELRRFTDIPVMMVTAKIEEIDRLLGLEIGADDYICKPYSPREVVARVKTILRRCLRRQEQANDESPLHIDEPRFQASYQGQILDLTPAEFRLLKILASQPGNVFSREQLLDNLYDDYRVVTDRTIDSHIKNLRRKLELLEGDKAFIRSVYGVGYRWEAEKCKLT; encoded by the coding sequence ATGGAAAATATCAATCAGCCCCAGCAGATTATGATTGTGGAAGATGAGCCCAAGTTAGGCCAACTGTTGGTCGATTATCTTCAGGCTGAAGGGTACACCACACACTGGCTAACCAACGGCAACGACGTTATCCCCGCTGTACATGCGCATCCACCCGCATTGATCTTGCTTGACCTGATGCTACCAGGCTGTGACGGACTGACGATCTGCCGCGAACTGCGTCGGTTTACCGATATTCCGGTTATGATGGTGACGGCCAAAATTGAGGAAATCGATCGGCTACTGGGGCTGGAAATCGGTGCAGATGATTATATTTGCAAACCCTATAGCCCGCGCGAAGTTGTCGCTAGGGTAAAAACTATTTTACGTCGTTGCTTACGGCGTCAGGAACAGGCCAATGACGAGTCCCCGCTGCATATTGATGAACCGCGCTTTCAAGCTAGCTATCAGGGCCAAATTCTGGATCTGACGCCAGCAGAGTTTCGATTGCTGAAAATATTGGCCAGCCAACCGGGCAACGTATTTTCACGCGAGCAGTTGCTAGACAATCTGTACGACGATTATCGCGTGGTCACCGATCGTACCATAGACAGCCATATCAAGAATCTGCGCCGTAAGTTGGAACTGCTCGAAGGCGATAAAGCGTTTATCCGCTCCGTGTACGGCGTGGGTTACCGTTGGGAGGCTGAGAAATGCAAACTGACATGA
- the yegQ gene encoding tRNA 5-hydroxyuridine modification protein YegQ, producing the protein MFTPELLSPAGTLKNMRYAFAYGADAVYAGQPRYSLRVRNNEFNHENLAQGINEAHALGKKFYVVVNIAPHNAKLKTFLRDLQPVIDMGPDALIMSDPGLIMLVREAFPHMDIHLSVQANAVNWATVKFWQQMGLSRVILSRELSLDEIAEIRSQVPEMELEIFVHGALCMAYSGRCLLSGYINKRDPNQGTCTNACRWQYKAEEGKEDDTGNIVHMHEPVAVQNVEPTLGIGTPTDKVFMLSEAQKPGEYMSAFEDEHGTYIMNSKDLRAIQHVERLTQLGVHSLKIEGRTKSFYYCARTAQVYRRAIDDAIAGKPFDPSLLTTLEGLAHRGYTEGFLRRHTHETHQNYDYGSSISERQQFVGEFTGVRLNGFAEVDVKNKFLLGDSVEIMTPSGNIMFTIENMKSKKGADIDVAPGNGHIVYLPIPEDIDLNYALLLRNLPQD; encoded by the coding sequence ATGTTTACACCAGAACTGCTTTCCCCTGCTGGAACCTTGAAAAACATGCGTTATGCCTTTGCCTATGGCGCAGATGCGGTATACGCTGGCCAGCCACGCTACAGTCTGCGGGTACGTAACAATGAGTTTAACCACGAGAATCTGGCGCAAGGAATAAACGAGGCCCATGCGCTGGGCAAAAAATTCTATGTAGTCGTGAACATCGCGCCGCACAATGCCAAACTGAAAACTTTCCTGCGTGACCTGCAGCCCGTCATCGATATGGGGCCAGATGCGCTGATTATGTCCGATCCCGGCTTAATCATGTTGGTGCGGGAAGCTTTCCCACATATGGACATTCATCTCTCGGTACAGGCCAATGCGGTCAACTGGGCCACGGTTAAGTTTTGGCAACAAATGGGGCTGTCGCGCGTCATTCTTTCCCGCGAATTGTCACTGGATGAAATTGCGGAAATCCGTAGCCAAGTGCCAGAAATGGAACTGGAGATTTTCGTTCATGGCGCACTCTGCATGGCCTACTCAGGCCGCTGCCTGCTTTCAGGCTATATCAACAAGCGTGACCCCAATCAGGGAACCTGTACTAACGCCTGCCGCTGGCAGTACAAGGCGGAAGAAGGTAAAGAGGATGATACGGGTAACATTGTCCACATGCATGAACCTGTCGCGGTGCAAAACGTTGAGCCAACGCTGGGGATAGGTACCCCAACCGATAAAGTGTTTATGCTTTCTGAAGCACAGAAACCCGGCGAGTACATGAGCGCCTTTGAAGATGAACATGGCACTTACATCATGAACTCAAAGGATCTACGCGCCATCCAGCATGTTGAACGCCTTACCCAGTTGGGCGTACATTCGTTGAAAATAGAGGGCCGCACCAAATCATTTTACTACTGCGCACGGACTGCACAGGTTTATCGCCGAGCTATAGATGATGCCATTGCCGGGAAGCCTTTTGATCCAAGCCTGCTCACCACGCTGGAAGGTCTCGCACATCGTGGCTATACCGAGGGCTTTCTGCGCCGCCATACGCATGAAACGCATCAGAATTATGATTACGGCTCTTCGATTTCTGAACGTCAGCAATTCGTTGGTGAATTCACCGGCGTTCGTCTCAACGGCTTTGCCGAGGTTGATGTTAAAAACAAATTCCTGCTCGGTGATAGCGTGGAGATAATGACACCTTCAGGTAACATAATGTTTACTATAGAAAATATGAAAAGCAAGAAAGGTGCAGATATCGACGTCGCACCCGGTAATGGCCATATCGTTTATTTGCCGATCCCAGAGGACATAGACCTCAATTACGCATTGTTGCTCCGTAATTTGCCGCAAGATTGA
- a CDS encoding fimbrial protein — MEFIIPNGLTVAKTQPLPASWFSIGRSIPASFYLQAPIKFIVFVTVHVMVKLRRDIIGGAIMTPTNLTILTMYGGLVTESNPLPQNKNPQPVVRVILTGRILPVPAKCVISINNKNEYNIDFGDVNSAEISSDDNRYGKSIAVDYRCDQNYNIPVKINLVAAQSAFSSNYIASSNRDLGVVMKYNKNIVRPNSSFNTRLQNGQGHDVIYFAPVKNPAQKKAIDGNFTANAVLIISMQ, encoded by the coding sequence ATGGAATTCATTATTCCTAATGGGCTCACTGTGGCGAAGACTCAGCCCCTGCCAGCAAGCTGGTTTTCAATAGGTCGCTCGATTCCAGCAAGCTTTTACTTGCAAGCACCTATCAAATTTATAGTATTTGTAACGGTTCATGTGATGGTTAAGCTAAGACGGGATATTATCGGTGGAGCGATAATGACGCCGACAAATCTAACAATTTTAACCATGTATGGTGGATTGGTAACTGAAAGTAATCCATTGCCTCAAAATAAAAATCCGCAACCGGTTGTACGTGTTATTTTAACAGGGAGAATATTACCAGTTCCGGCGAAATGTGTTATTAGCATCAATAATAAAAATGAATATAATATAGACTTTGGTGATGTGAATAGCGCTGAAATTAGTAGCGATGATAACCGATATGGTAAAAGCATAGCAGTCGATTACCGTTGTGATCAAAACTACAATATACCTGTGAAAATCAACTTGGTTGCTGCGCAAAGTGCTTTTTCCAGTAATTATATTGCCAGCAGTAATCGTGATTTAGGCGTGGTAATGAAGTACAATAAAAATATTGTGAGGCCTAACAGCAGTTTTAATACCCGATTACAAAATGGACAAGGTCATGACGTTATTTATTTTGCGCCTGTCAAAAATCCAGCACAAAAAAAGGCCATTGATGGTAATTTTACCGCAAACGCAGTTTTGATTATATCTATGCAATAA